A region from the Lycium barbarum isolate Lr01 chromosome 8, ASM1917538v2, whole genome shotgun sequence genome encodes:
- the LOC132607017 gene encoding tRNAse Z TRZ4, mitochondrial-like isoform X1 translates to MSKPKNNVPRENTEAYVQILGTGMDTHETSPSVLLFFNKERFIFNAGEGLQRFCTEHKIKLSQVDHICLTRVCSETAGGLPGLLLTLAGMNKGSPESTGHVDIWGPPNLDLLVNAMKNFVPHATMVNKHIIPDDIKVHENGSALAPSLHMLELKDKHKFKAVSISAILLSPTQLAGSQFRPNDASIVYICKLHDIRGNFDPEKVKACGLKQGRKLAELEKGFSVKSDLLDIEVHPDDVMGPPIPGPIVLIVDCPTEPHAQELLFAQALDAYYTDPQSNSPEATKVVNCIIHLSPATVVSTPVYEKWMSKFGSAQHIMARTTRKHETTPILVSSARIATRLHYLCPQLFPAPSLPSLQNDDVAAPNFKGSVCGISAENLLKFTLRPPRRLGLDRSSVQNPMTSSVFIEELLSEIPEIADVAKNISQCWHKPKEDEVELSNIQHNGEVPRCLENVQRDDLEIVFLGTGSSIPSKYRNVSSIYVNLFSKGGLLLDCGEGTLAQLKRRYGINGADSAVRNLKCIWISHIHADHHAGLARILALRRDLLKGVAHEPMLVIGPEQVGEFLKVYVTLEDLDMLFLDCKSTTGSNWDNMEDDFVHDESREYRDHTLLSSLSEDSSLLRCSKRMKPSTPVDDITLLKCFKKVLSEAGLVRLISFPVVHCPEAFGVILESAEKVNCGKVIPGWKVVYSGDTRPCSQVIEASLGATILIHEATFEDGLVEEAIARNHSTIKEATEVGHSADAYRVILTHFSQRYPKVPALDEVSMQRTCIAFDLMSVNLADLPVLPKVLPYLKLLFRNVG, encoded by the exons ATGTCTAAGCCCAAAAATAATGTTCCCCGTGAAAATACAGAAGCCTATGTCcag ATTTTAGGGACAGGAATGGATACCCACGAAACATCCCCGTCTGTTCTGCTCTTCTTtaacaaggaaagattcataTTTAACGCTGGAGAG GGATTACAACGCTTCTGTACAGAGCATAAGATAAAATTATCTCAG GTAGACCACATATGTCTGACTCGTGTCTGCTCAGAGACAGCAGGTGGACTTCCAG GCTTGCTATTAACTTTGGCTGGCATGAACAAAGGTAGTCCTGAGAGTACTGGGCAT GTCGACATATGGGGTCCTCCAAATCTAGATTTATTGGTTAATGCAATGAAGAATTTTGTCCCTCATGCTACCATGGTCAACAAACATATCATCCCAGACGACATTAAGGTTCATGAAAATGGATCTGCATTAGCTCCCTCTTTACATATGCTGGAGCTGAAAGATAAACACAAGTTCAAGGCAGTTAGTATATCAGCTATTCTCCTATCACCGACTCAGTTGGCTGGATCTCAGTTTAGGCCAAATGATGCCTCCATTGTATATATTTGTAAACTACATGACATCAGGGGGAATTTTGATCCCGAAAAGGTTAAAGCTTGCGGACTTAAACAAGGGAGAAAACTTGCAGAATTGGAGAAGGGGTTCAGTGTGAAGTCAGATCTTCTGGATATCGAG GTCCATCCAGATGATGTTATGGGTCCACCTATTCCTGGTCCCATTGTACTGATTGTTGACTGTCCAACAGAACCTCATGCACAAGAGTTACTCTTTGCACAAGCCCTTGATGCCTATTATACAGATCCCCAAAGCAACTCCCCAGAGGCCACCAAGGTTGTGAACTGCATCATTCATTTGAGCCCTGCTACAGTCGTCAGCACTCCAGTCTATGAGAAATGGATGAGCAAATTTGGTTCCGCCCAACATATTATGGCAAGAACTACAAG GAAGCAtgaaacaactccaattctagTATCTAGTGCTAGAATCGCTACAAGACTGCATTATTTGTGTCCTCAACTTTTTCCAGCTCCTAGTCTTCCTTCTCTTCAGAATGACGATGTTGCAGCACCAAATTTCAAG GGTTCAGTTTGTGGCATATCTGCTGAAAATCTCTTAAAG TTCACCTTACGTCCTCCTAGACGACTGGGATTGGACAGATCAAGTGTTCAAAATCCGATGACCTCTTCAGTGTTCATTGAAGAGTTACTTTCAGAGATTCCTGAGATTGCTGATGTAGCAAAGAACATAAGCCAATGTTGGCACAAACCTAAAGAAGATGAGGTGGAATTATCCAACATTCAGCACAATGGTGAAGTCCCAAGGTGTCTGGAGAATGTACAGAGAGATGATCTGGAGATTGTTTTTCTTGGCACCGGTTCATCTATACCTTCAAAATACCGAAATGTCAGTTCCATCTATGTTAATCTTTTCTCTAAAGGGGGTTTGCTCCTTGATTGTGGTGAAGGAACCCTGGCACAACTCAAGAGGAG ATATGGGATTAATGGTGCAGACAGTGCAGTTAGGAATCTTAAATGCATTTGGATTTCTCATATCCATGCTGATCACCACGCAGGTTTGGCACGGATACTTGCTTTGAGACGTGATTTGTTGAAGGGAGTAGCCCATGAACCCATGCTGGTTATTGGGCCAGAGCAGGTTGGGGAGTTTCTCAAGGTATATGTAACGTTAGAAGATCTAGACATGTTGTTCCTTGACTGTAAGAGCACTACTGGGTCTAACTGGGATAACATGGAGGATGACTTTGTGCATGATGAAAGTAGAGAATATAGAGATCATACTCTGTTGAGTTCTCTTTCTGAAGACAGTTCTCTGTTGCGCTGTTCGAAAAGAATGAAGCCAAGCACTCCAGTTGATGACATAACATTGCTAAAGTGTTTCAAGAAAGTTTTGAGTGAAGCAGGGCTAGTGAGACTCATCAGCTTCCCTGTTGTACACTGTCCTGAGGCGTTTGGAGTCATCTTGGAATCAGCAGAAAAAGTGAATTGCGGGAAAGTAATACCAGGTTGGAAGGTTGTGTACTCTGGTGACACGAGGCCATGCTCACAAGTTATAGAAGCATCTCTTGGAGCAACAATTCTTATACATGAG GCGACCTTCGAGGATGGCCTGGTGGAGGAGGCTATTGCAAGAAACCACAGCACAATTAAGGAAGCTACAGAAGTCGGACATTCTGCTGATGCATACCGGGTAATATTGACTCACTTCAGCCAGAGATACCCAAAAGTACCTGCACTTGATGAAGTGAGCATGCAAAGAACTTGTATTGCGTTTGACCTAATGAGTGTAAACCTAGCAGATTTGCCAGTGCTCCCTAAGGTTCTTCCGTACCTCAAATTGCTTTTCAGAAACGTTGGTTAA
- the LOC132608255 gene encoding tRNAse Z TRZ4, mitochondrial-like, whose translation MDTHETSPSVLLFFNKERFIFNAGEGLQRFCTEHKIKLSQVDHICLTRVCSETAGGLPGFLLTLAGMNNGSPESTGHVDIWGPPNLDLLVNAMNNFDPHATMVNKHIIPDNANIHENGSALAPSLHVLELKDKHKFKAVTISAILLSLTQLAGSYFKPNDTSIVYICKLHDIRGNFDPEKIKACGLKQGRKVAELEKGFSVKSDLLDIELTFILPRSGPSSDVIGPLIPDPQSNSPETTKVVNCIIHLSPATVVSCPVYEKWMSKFGFAQHIMARTTRPLFPAPSLPSVLNDDVAAPNFKVPVEGSVCGISAKNLLKEQEYILVLPTTTL comes from the exons ATGGATACCCACGAAACATCCCCGTCTGTTCTGCTCTTCTTtaacaaggaaagattcataTTTAACGCTGGAGAG GGATTACAACGCTTCTGTACAGAGCATAAGATAAAATTATCTCAG GTAGACCACATATGTCTGACTCGTGTCTGCTCAGAGACAGCAGGTGGACTTCCAG GCTTCCTATTAACTTTGGCTGGCATGAACAATGGTAGTCCTGAGAGTACTGGGCAT GTCGACATATGGGGTCCTCCAAATCTAGATTTATTGGTTAATGCAATGAACAATTTTGACCCTCATGCTACCATGGTCAACAAACATATCATCCCAGACAACGCTAATATTCATGAAAATGGATCTGCATTAGCTCCCTCTTTACATGTGTTGGAGCTGAAAGATAAACACAAGTTCAAGGCAGTTACTATATCAGCTATTCTCCTATCACTGACTCAGTTGGCTGGATCTTATTTTAAGCCAAATGATACCTCCATTGTATATATTTGTAAACTACATGACATCAGGGGGAATTTTGACCCCGAAAAGATTAAAGCTTGCGGACTTAAACAAGGgagaaaagttgcagaattggaGAAGGGGTTCAGTGTGAAGTCAGATCTTCTGGATATCGAG CTGACTTTCATTTTGCCTCGTTCAGGTCCATCCAGTGATGTTATAGGTCCACTTATTCCTG ATCCCCAAAGCAACTCCCCAGAGACCACCAAGGTTGTGAACTGCATCATTCATTTGAGCCCTGCTACAGTTGTCAGCTGTCCAGTTTATGAGAAATGGATGAGCAAATTTGGTTTCGCCCAACATATTATGGCAAGAACTACAAGGCCT CTTTTTCCAGCTCCTAGTCTTCCTTCCGTTCTGAATGACGATGTTGCAGCACCAAATTTCAAGGTAccggtggag GGTTCAGTTTGTGGCATATCTGCTAAAAATCTCTTAAAG GAGCAAGAGTATATCCTTGTGCTTCCTACAACAACTCTATGA
- the LOC132607017 gene encoding tRNAse Z TRZ4, mitochondrial-like isoform X2 has protein sequence MSKPKNNVPRENTEAYVQILGTGMDTHETSPSVLLFFNKERFIFNAGEGLQRFCTEHKIKLSQVDHICLTRVCSETAGGLPGLLLTLAGMNKGSPESTGHVDIWGPPNLDLLVNAMKNFVPHATMVNKHIIPDDIKVHENGSALAPSLHMLELKDKHKFKAVSISAILLSPTQLAGSQFRPNDASIVYICKLHDIRGNFDPEKVKACGLKQGRKLAELEKGFSVKSDLLDIEVHPDDVMGPPIPGPIVLIVDCPTEPHAQELLFAQALDAYYTDPQSNSPEATKVVNCIIHLSPATVVSTPVYEKWMSKFGSAQHIMARTTRKHETTPILVSSARIATRLHYLCPQLFPAPSLPSLQNDDVAAPNFKGSVCGISAENLLKFTLRPPRRLGLDRSSVQNPMTSSVFIEELLSEIPEIADVAKNISQCWHKPKEDEVELSNIQHNGEVPRCLENVQRDDLEIVFLGTGSSIPSKYRNVSSIYVNLFSKGGLLLDCGEGTLAQLKRRYGINGADSAVRNLKCIWISHIHADHHAGLARILALRRDLLKGVAHEPMLVIGPEQVGEFLKVYVTLEDLDMLFLDCKSTTGSNWDNMEDDFVHDESREYRDHTLLSSLSEDSSLLRCSKRMKPSTPVDDITLLKCFKKVLSEAGLVRLISFPVVHCPEAFGVILESAEKVNCGKVIPGWKVVYSGDTRPCSQVIEASLGATILIHEATFEDGLVEEAIARNHSTIKEATEVGHSADAYRVILTHFSQRYPKVPALDEVSMQRTCIAFDLMSVNLADLPVLPKGLLQIPNIMD, from the exons ATGTCTAAGCCCAAAAATAATGTTCCCCGTGAAAATACAGAAGCCTATGTCcag ATTTTAGGGACAGGAATGGATACCCACGAAACATCCCCGTCTGTTCTGCTCTTCTTtaacaaggaaagattcataTTTAACGCTGGAGAG GGATTACAACGCTTCTGTACAGAGCATAAGATAAAATTATCTCAG GTAGACCACATATGTCTGACTCGTGTCTGCTCAGAGACAGCAGGTGGACTTCCAG GCTTGCTATTAACTTTGGCTGGCATGAACAAAGGTAGTCCTGAGAGTACTGGGCAT GTCGACATATGGGGTCCTCCAAATCTAGATTTATTGGTTAATGCAATGAAGAATTTTGTCCCTCATGCTACCATGGTCAACAAACATATCATCCCAGACGACATTAAGGTTCATGAAAATGGATCTGCATTAGCTCCCTCTTTACATATGCTGGAGCTGAAAGATAAACACAAGTTCAAGGCAGTTAGTATATCAGCTATTCTCCTATCACCGACTCAGTTGGCTGGATCTCAGTTTAGGCCAAATGATGCCTCCATTGTATATATTTGTAAACTACATGACATCAGGGGGAATTTTGATCCCGAAAAGGTTAAAGCTTGCGGACTTAAACAAGGGAGAAAACTTGCAGAATTGGAGAAGGGGTTCAGTGTGAAGTCAGATCTTCTGGATATCGAG GTCCATCCAGATGATGTTATGGGTCCACCTATTCCTGGTCCCATTGTACTGATTGTTGACTGTCCAACAGAACCTCATGCACAAGAGTTACTCTTTGCACAAGCCCTTGATGCCTATTATACAGATCCCCAAAGCAACTCCCCAGAGGCCACCAAGGTTGTGAACTGCATCATTCATTTGAGCCCTGCTACAGTCGTCAGCACTCCAGTCTATGAGAAATGGATGAGCAAATTTGGTTCCGCCCAACATATTATGGCAAGAACTACAAG GAAGCAtgaaacaactccaattctagTATCTAGTGCTAGAATCGCTACAAGACTGCATTATTTGTGTCCTCAACTTTTTCCAGCTCCTAGTCTTCCTTCTCTTCAGAATGACGATGTTGCAGCACCAAATTTCAAG GGTTCAGTTTGTGGCATATCTGCTGAAAATCTCTTAAAG TTCACCTTACGTCCTCCTAGACGACTGGGATTGGACAGATCAAGTGTTCAAAATCCGATGACCTCTTCAGTGTTCATTGAAGAGTTACTTTCAGAGATTCCTGAGATTGCTGATGTAGCAAAGAACATAAGCCAATGTTGGCACAAACCTAAAGAAGATGAGGTGGAATTATCCAACATTCAGCACAATGGTGAAGTCCCAAGGTGTCTGGAGAATGTACAGAGAGATGATCTGGAGATTGTTTTTCTTGGCACCGGTTCATCTATACCTTCAAAATACCGAAATGTCAGTTCCATCTATGTTAATCTTTTCTCTAAAGGGGGTTTGCTCCTTGATTGTGGTGAAGGAACCCTGGCACAACTCAAGAGGAG ATATGGGATTAATGGTGCAGACAGTGCAGTTAGGAATCTTAAATGCATTTGGATTTCTCATATCCATGCTGATCACCACGCAGGTTTGGCACGGATACTTGCTTTGAGACGTGATTTGTTGAAGGGAGTAGCCCATGAACCCATGCTGGTTATTGGGCCAGAGCAGGTTGGGGAGTTTCTCAAGGTATATGTAACGTTAGAAGATCTAGACATGTTGTTCCTTGACTGTAAGAGCACTACTGGGTCTAACTGGGATAACATGGAGGATGACTTTGTGCATGATGAAAGTAGAGAATATAGAGATCATACTCTGTTGAGTTCTCTTTCTGAAGACAGTTCTCTGTTGCGCTGTTCGAAAAGAATGAAGCCAAGCACTCCAGTTGATGACATAACATTGCTAAAGTGTTTCAAGAAAGTTTTGAGTGAAGCAGGGCTAGTGAGACTCATCAGCTTCCCTGTTGTACACTGTCCTGAGGCGTTTGGAGTCATCTTGGAATCAGCAGAAAAAGTGAATTGCGGGAAAGTAATACCAGGTTGGAAGGTTGTGTACTCTGGTGACACGAGGCCATGCTCACAAGTTATAGAAGCATCTCTTGGAGCAACAATTCTTATACATGAG GCGACCTTCGAGGATGGCCTGGTGGAGGAGGCTATTGCAAGAAACCACAGCACAATTAAGGAAGCTACAGAAGTCGGACATTCTGCTGATGCATACCGGGTAATATTGACTCACTTCAGCCAGAGATACCCAAAAGTACCTGCACTTGATGAAGTGAGCATGCAAAGAACTTGTATTGCGTTTGACCTAATGAGTGTAAACCTAGCAGATTTGCCAGTGCTCCCTAAG GGACTTCTCCAAATCCCAAATATCATGGACTGA
- the LOC132607017 gene encoding tRNAse Z TRZ4, mitochondrial-like isoform X3 yields MSKPKNNVPRENTEAYVQILGTGMDTHETSPSVLLFFNKERFIFNAGEGLQRFCTEHKIKLSQVDHICLTRVCSETAGGLPGLLLTLAGMNKGSPESTGHVDIWGPPNLDLLVNAMKNFVPHATMVNKHIIPDDIKVHENGSALAPSLHMLELKDKHKFKAVSISAILLSPTQLAGSQFRPNDASIVYICKLHDIRGNFDPEKVKACGLKQGRKLAELEKGFSVKSDLLDIEVHPDDVMGPPIPGPIVLIVDCPTEPHAQELLFAQALDAYYTDPQSNSPEATKVVNCIIHLSPATVVSTPVYEKWMSKFGSAQHIMARTTRKHETTPILVSSARIATRLHYLCPQLFPAPSLPSLQNDDVAAPNFKGSVCGISAENLLKFTLRPPRRLGLDRSSVQNPMTSSVFIEELLSEIPEIADVAKNISQCWHKPKEDEVELSNIQHNGEVPRCLENVQRDDLEIVFLGTGSSIPSKYRNVSSIYVNLFSKGGLLLDCGEGTLAQLKRRYGINGADSAVRNLKCIWISHIHADHHAGLARILALRRDLLKGVAHEPMLVIGPEQVGEFLKVYVTLEDLDMLFLDCKSTTGSNWDNMEDDFVHDESREYRDHTLLSSLSEDSSLLRCSKRMKPSTPVDDITLLKCFKKVLSEAGLVRLISFPVVHCPEAFGVILESAEKVNCGKVIPGWKVVYSGDTRPCSQVIEASLGATILIHEATFEDGLVEEAIARNHSTIKEATEVGHSADAYRVILTHFSQRYPKVPALDEGLLQIPNIMD; encoded by the exons ATGTCTAAGCCCAAAAATAATGTTCCCCGTGAAAATACAGAAGCCTATGTCcag ATTTTAGGGACAGGAATGGATACCCACGAAACATCCCCGTCTGTTCTGCTCTTCTTtaacaaggaaagattcataTTTAACGCTGGAGAG GGATTACAACGCTTCTGTACAGAGCATAAGATAAAATTATCTCAG GTAGACCACATATGTCTGACTCGTGTCTGCTCAGAGACAGCAGGTGGACTTCCAG GCTTGCTATTAACTTTGGCTGGCATGAACAAAGGTAGTCCTGAGAGTACTGGGCAT GTCGACATATGGGGTCCTCCAAATCTAGATTTATTGGTTAATGCAATGAAGAATTTTGTCCCTCATGCTACCATGGTCAACAAACATATCATCCCAGACGACATTAAGGTTCATGAAAATGGATCTGCATTAGCTCCCTCTTTACATATGCTGGAGCTGAAAGATAAACACAAGTTCAAGGCAGTTAGTATATCAGCTATTCTCCTATCACCGACTCAGTTGGCTGGATCTCAGTTTAGGCCAAATGATGCCTCCATTGTATATATTTGTAAACTACATGACATCAGGGGGAATTTTGATCCCGAAAAGGTTAAAGCTTGCGGACTTAAACAAGGGAGAAAACTTGCAGAATTGGAGAAGGGGTTCAGTGTGAAGTCAGATCTTCTGGATATCGAG GTCCATCCAGATGATGTTATGGGTCCACCTATTCCTGGTCCCATTGTACTGATTGTTGACTGTCCAACAGAACCTCATGCACAAGAGTTACTCTTTGCACAAGCCCTTGATGCCTATTATACAGATCCCCAAAGCAACTCCCCAGAGGCCACCAAGGTTGTGAACTGCATCATTCATTTGAGCCCTGCTACAGTCGTCAGCACTCCAGTCTATGAGAAATGGATGAGCAAATTTGGTTCCGCCCAACATATTATGGCAAGAACTACAAG GAAGCAtgaaacaactccaattctagTATCTAGTGCTAGAATCGCTACAAGACTGCATTATTTGTGTCCTCAACTTTTTCCAGCTCCTAGTCTTCCTTCTCTTCAGAATGACGATGTTGCAGCACCAAATTTCAAG GGTTCAGTTTGTGGCATATCTGCTGAAAATCTCTTAAAG TTCACCTTACGTCCTCCTAGACGACTGGGATTGGACAGATCAAGTGTTCAAAATCCGATGACCTCTTCAGTGTTCATTGAAGAGTTACTTTCAGAGATTCCTGAGATTGCTGATGTAGCAAAGAACATAAGCCAATGTTGGCACAAACCTAAAGAAGATGAGGTGGAATTATCCAACATTCAGCACAATGGTGAAGTCCCAAGGTGTCTGGAGAATGTACAGAGAGATGATCTGGAGATTGTTTTTCTTGGCACCGGTTCATCTATACCTTCAAAATACCGAAATGTCAGTTCCATCTATGTTAATCTTTTCTCTAAAGGGGGTTTGCTCCTTGATTGTGGTGAAGGAACCCTGGCACAACTCAAGAGGAG ATATGGGATTAATGGTGCAGACAGTGCAGTTAGGAATCTTAAATGCATTTGGATTTCTCATATCCATGCTGATCACCACGCAGGTTTGGCACGGATACTTGCTTTGAGACGTGATTTGTTGAAGGGAGTAGCCCATGAACCCATGCTGGTTATTGGGCCAGAGCAGGTTGGGGAGTTTCTCAAGGTATATGTAACGTTAGAAGATCTAGACATGTTGTTCCTTGACTGTAAGAGCACTACTGGGTCTAACTGGGATAACATGGAGGATGACTTTGTGCATGATGAAAGTAGAGAATATAGAGATCATACTCTGTTGAGTTCTCTTTCTGAAGACAGTTCTCTGTTGCGCTGTTCGAAAAGAATGAAGCCAAGCACTCCAGTTGATGACATAACATTGCTAAAGTGTTTCAAGAAAGTTTTGAGTGAAGCAGGGCTAGTGAGACTCATCAGCTTCCCTGTTGTACACTGTCCTGAGGCGTTTGGAGTCATCTTGGAATCAGCAGAAAAAGTGAATTGCGGGAAAGTAATACCAGGTTGGAAGGTTGTGTACTCTGGTGACACGAGGCCATGCTCACAAGTTATAGAAGCATCTCTTGGAGCAACAATTCTTATACATGAG GCGACCTTCGAGGATGGCCTGGTGGAGGAGGCTATTGCAAGAAACCACAGCACAATTAAGGAAGCTACAGAAGTCGGACATTCTGCTGATGCATACCGGGTAATATTGACTCACTTCAGCCAGAGATACCCAAAAGTACCTGCACTTGATGAA GGACTTCTCCAAATCCCAAATATCATGGACTGA